A single genomic interval of Mucilaginibacter robiniae harbors:
- the traK gene encoding conjugative transposon protein TraK: protein MFKKFSNLETAFQHVRGFTIAVIVTSFSIVCFTVYQCRSLIVATESKVYILYDGKVLEAVAAGRKDNVAVEARDHVKTFHQLFFTLDPDEKVIQANLTKALYLADESAKKEYDNLSENGYYANIIAGNISQQIQVDSVAVDLRSYPYAFKCYATQNIIRTTSTVTRSLITQGQLRNASRSDNNPHGFLIERWATLENRDLKVINH from the coding sequence ATGTTCAAAAAATTCAGCAATCTGGAAACCGCATTCCAGCACGTACGCGGCTTTACCATAGCAGTTATCGTTACCTCGTTTTCAATCGTGTGCTTCACGGTTTACCAGTGCAGGTCACTGATCGTGGCTACGGAAAGCAAGGTGTACATTCTTTATGATGGTAAAGTACTGGAAGCTGTTGCCGCCGGCCGTAAAGACAACGTTGCGGTGGAAGCCCGTGACCATGTAAAAACGTTCCACCAGTTATTTTTTACGCTGGACCCGGATGAAAAGGTCATCCAGGCTAACTTGACCAAAGCGCTGTACCTGGCTGATGAATCAGCCAAAAAGGAATACGACAACCTGAGTGAGAATGGTTACTATGCCAACATCATTGCCGGTAATATCAGCCAGCAAATTCAAGTCGATAGTGTCGCCGTAGATCTGCGCAGCTACCCTTACGCTTTCAAATGCTATGCGACCCAAAATATCATCCGGACCACCAGTACAGTCACGCGCAGCCTGATTACCCAAGGGCAGTTACGTAACGCCTCGCGCAGCGACAATAATCCACACGGCTTCCTGATTGAGCGGTGGGCAACACTCGAAAACCGGGATCTCAAGGTCATTAATCACTAA
- the traM gene encoding conjugative transposon protein TraM: MKPQNLTPKMDRQRKMLLAMPLMVLPFVTLFFWALGGGKASPIEDQQATARGFNSQLPEARLKSDTNLDKMSYYDQAARDSDKLRQQMKSDPYYHQRADTDTARLHFPQPQASMLASRMTGTSRIEKPNSTSDPATNEAKVYARLAALHKAIHPPVVVPAALEKSNPSAPVTSEAAAPAIQVQTPAEDPELKQMNRLMEKILDIQHPERLDSQRRQPAVSVGRFRAIPAIIDGNQKITQGSVVRLKLMDTVTLNGQLLPKGQLIYGSGSLYNQRLTMTLKMVRIGYTILPVDLTVYDMTDGLEGIRVPEAITGDAVRDGASSGVQGVQFMSLDPSLTTQLAGAGLTTAKGLFSKKIKRIKAKLQDKHPLLLRNNVLVNQSINDKRVNHE; encoded by the coding sequence ATGAAACCACAAAACTTAACTCCGAAAATGGACCGGCAGCGAAAGATGCTGCTAGCGATGCCCTTAATGGTGCTGCCGTTTGTGACCCTGTTTTTCTGGGCGCTGGGCGGCGGTAAAGCCAGCCCGATAGAAGATCAACAGGCCACCGCGCGGGGCTTCAACAGCCAGTTGCCGGAAGCCCGGCTGAAAAGCGACACTAACCTGGACAAGATGAGCTATTATGACCAGGCCGCCAGGGATTCCGATAAACTACGCCAGCAGATGAAAAGCGACCCTTATTACCACCAGCGGGCGGACACGGATACGGCCAGGCTGCATTTCCCGCAGCCGCAGGCTTCGATGCTCGCCAGCCGGATGACGGGTACCTCCCGCATCGAGAAGCCAAATAGCACGAGTGATCCGGCGACCAATGAGGCTAAAGTATACGCGAGGCTGGCGGCGCTGCACAAGGCAATTCATCCGCCGGTAGTCGTTCCGGCAGCGCTAGAGAAAAGCAACCCGTCAGCACCCGTGACTTCAGAAGCTGCTGCTCCTGCCATACAGGTACAGACGCCTGCAGAAGACCCGGAACTCAAACAGATGAACAGACTGATGGAAAAGATCCTGGATATTCAGCACCCGGAACGACTGGACAGCCAGCGAAGACAGCCGGCAGTGTCCGTGGGCCGGTTCCGGGCGATCCCCGCGATCATTGATGGGAACCAGAAAATTACGCAGGGAAGCGTAGTCCGGCTGAAGCTGATGGACACAGTGACCTTAAACGGGCAGCTCCTTCCCAAAGGCCAGCTCATCTACGGCAGCGGTTCGCTGTATAACCAGCGGCTAACCATGACCCTTAAGATGGTTCGCATTGGTTATACTATTCTGCCGGTCGACCTAACGGTGTACGACATGACTGATGGCCTCGAAGGTATCCGGGTACCGGAAGCGATAACGGGGGACGCGGTTCGGGATGGCGCCAGCAGCGGTGTACAGGGCGTGCAGTTCATGAGCCTTGATCCTTCACTGACCACGCAACTGGCGGGTGCCGGACTAACCACCGCGAAGGGCCTATTTTCTAAAAAGATCAAGCGCATCAAAGCGAAGCTCCAGGACAAGCATCCGCTGCTGCTGCGCAACAATGTATTAGTCAACCAAAGTATTAACGATAAACGAGTGAATCATGAATGA
- a CDS encoding helix-turn-helix domain-containing protein — MSAEVITKEDLEAFRVELLSDIKALLGTKIEPAKEWLKTSEVRALLKVSSGTLQNLRICGQLKYSKIGGTYYYRHSEIMKLLQNQTKSL; from the coding sequence ATGAGTGCAGAAGTGATTACCAAAGAAGATTTGGAGGCGTTCCGGGTGGAACTGCTCAGCGATATTAAAGCCTTGTTGGGTACCAAGATCGAACCCGCAAAAGAATGGCTCAAGACCAGCGAGGTCAGAGCGCTGCTCAAGGTTTCTTCCGGAACCTTGCAGAATTTAAGAATTTGCGGACAGTTGAAATATTCGAAGATCGGCGGTACTTACTATTACCGGCATTCGGAGATCATGAAGCTGCTGCAAAATCAAACGAAATCACTGTAA
- a CDS encoding RHS repeat-associated core domain-containing protein, which translates to MGRWTTIDPMAELGRRWNPYNYVMNNPIRLTDPDGMCPECEIKVKNPTDGQTYISSGNATYTYSNGNWTRQSGELDEIKVVASSYAQGPYADAANGKAEFGLYRAGFNADGDYAAASGNVAGFSGEAHAKTDDGFDFGASAAVVKADGAARLGTTDVNANGKASGSLLSANAGISGEVNLSKNGVTDIGGKAEAGAYVAKGEYTGGFNILGVKFEFTQGGSIGSAHIGAEGSAGLNVKKGSASIEGSFNIGLGAGVKEGFKLEIPWFKK; encoded by the coding sequence ATTGGAAGATGGACAACCATTGATCCGATGGCCGAATTAGGTAGAAGATGGAACCCGTATAATTATGTAATGAATAACCCTATCAGGTTGACAGACCCTGATGGAATGTGTCCGGAGTGTGAGATCAAAGTAAAGAATCCAACAGATGGTCAAACCTATATATCGTCTGGAAATGCCACGTATACCTATTCAAATGGTAACTGGACAAGACAAAGCGGTGAATTAGACGAAATAAAGGTTGTAGCAAGCAGTTACGCGCAAGGACCATACGCTGATGCCGCTAATGGAAAGGCCGAATTTGGTTTATATCGAGCAGGCTTTAATGCTGATGGTGATTATGCAGCTGCATCAGGAAACGTAGCTGGCTTTTCAGGGGAAGCACATGCTAAAACCGATGATGGTTTCGATTTCGGGGCTTCTGCGGCTGTAGTTAAAGCTGATGGAGCCGCGCGGTTGGGTACAACGGATGTTAATGCTAATGGAAAAGCAAGCGGCAGCTTACTATCAGCAAACGCTGGAATAAGTGGTGAGGTCAATTTGTCAAAAAATGGTGTGACCGATATTGGAGGTAAAGCTGAAGCCGGTGCTTATGTAGCAAAAGGTGAATATACTGGCGGGTTTAATATATTAGGCGTCAAGTTCGAATTTACACAGGGTGGTTCAATCGGCAGTGCGCATATTGGTGCAGAAGGATCGGCTGGACTTAATGTCAAAAAAGGAAGCGCAAGTATTGAAGGCAGCTTTAATATTGGTTTAGGTGCCGGTGTGAAAGAAGGCTTTAAATTAGAAATCCCGTGGTTCAAAAAATGA
- a CDS encoding tyrosine-type recombinase/integrase → MNKKYEFGLATLAALEPFRAYLKHEQFSHSYIHQTINYTATFHEWLTGQSLALAQITHADVMEFADHLRQKGFSIKLINQIMRTLRYYFSHLQQEQEIGINPAAGIILKGTVRNLPHDLLTMPEMEALYESYQVTDNRTYRNKVIIGLLVYQAITRDELSHLRPEHLKLREGKIHIPATGRQLGRLLPLQPHQILELHEYLLVIRPKILAERLAERPGRKPDRYKDEQDIERLFISINTLEDIKNSLLHLNYALRKLNPKYKHAKQIRQSVITEWLKEKNLRTVQYMAGHRYVSSTERYKTTNLEDLKEALNKHHPLTLS, encoded by the coding sequence ATGAACAAAAAATATGAGTTCGGCCTGGCTACGCTGGCCGCTTTAGAGCCTTTCCGGGCTTACCTGAAACATGAGCAGTTCAGTCACAGCTACATCCATCAAACCATCAACTATACAGCCACATTCCACGAATGGCTAACTGGCCAAAGCCTGGCTTTAGCGCAGATCACACACGCCGATGTGATGGAGTTTGCCGACCATCTCAGGCAGAAAGGCTTTAGTATCAAGCTGATCAATCAGATCATGCGGACCTTACGGTATTACTTCTCCCACCTGCAACAGGAACAGGAAATTGGCATTAATCCGGCAGCGGGAATCATACTTAAAGGTACAGTCAGAAACCTCCCGCACGACCTGTTAACCATGCCTGAAATGGAGGCGCTTTATGAAAGTTACCAGGTCACAGACAACCGTACCTACCGCAATAAGGTAATTATAGGATTACTTGTTTATCAGGCCATTACAAGAGATGAACTGAGCCATTTGCGCCCTGAGCACCTGAAACTGAGAGAGGGCAAAATCCATATTCCTGCAACCGGCAGACAACTTGGCCGTTTACTTCCATTGCAGCCCCATCAGATCCTCGAACTGCATGAATACTTGTTGGTCATCCGCCCGAAAATACTGGCTGAGCGCCTGGCCGAACGACCGGGGCGCAAGCCGGATCGCTACAAGGATGAACAGGATATCGAGCGTTTGTTTATCAGCATCAACACATTAGAGGACATCAAAAACAGTCTTTTACACCTCAACTATGCGCTTAGGAAACTGAATCCCAAATACAAACATGCTAAGCAGATCAGGCAAAGTGTGATCACGGAATGGCTCAAAGAAAAGAACCTGCGTACCGTTCAATACATGGCCGGGCATCGTTATGTCAGTTCAACTGAAAGATATAAAACCACCAATCTGGAAGACCTGAAAGAGGCACTTAACAAGCATCATCCACTGACTTTATCTTAA